Proteins encoded in a region of the Spinacia oleracea cultivar Varoflay unplaced genomic scaffold, BTI_SOV_V1 SOVchr0_004, whole genome shotgun sequence genome:
- the LOC130464814 gene encoding uncharacterized protein: MDTSWIDLPTGHPEYVDGCMQFIAFAKQGLFEGKIRCPCKNCKVDKWFPVNDVERHILFKGFYKSYRNWIFHGKGDMVQRMLGSDGGSTSEGSLGNKSGFVGRDNMGGLLRSAFSVNVPPNFPTFEAREDGEWYEEPVSYDTDVQYDDSTIEEDATYKKVLQASEEKLYEGCINFSKLSFLLHLFHLKCMHHWSIESFNMLLKLILDAFPQILDFPSSYYYSKKMIKDLGLGYEKIDACPNDCMLYWGEFLEKDKCHVCGKSRWKTTKGKKGDDVSDQGTNTCKKGVPAKVMQYFPLIPRLKRIYMSSETAENMRWHDTERLGEDDKKILRHPSDAIAWKAFDERYTDFALDPRSVRLGLASDGFNPYRLMNTTYSTWPVVLIPYNLPLWLCMKPSSFILSTLIPGKASPGNDIDVYLQPLVHELKLLWGGVEAFDAFDGVKFNLRAALLWTINDFPSYAMLSGLSTKGYNACPICMDSTPSDRFGNKIYYCSYRKWLPADHPYRRQGVKFCEKFGTNELGEAPSRPSGTDILRQQEKVEYVYGKSKAPPKKRQRGHTDNNDVQDEIVFGTKRSIFFDLVYWEHNLLRHNLDVMHIEKNVSENLLGTLLSMDKSRDNRDDREALEAWTIKTHLWLSADHNGNEYMPSASYSMSREEKERFLNVLEKLKVPDGYGSNLSSCVNMKQRELINLKSHDNHVLMQDILPVALRASNATKVIDLLARLSSFFKKLCSTSIDPDDLDGLQDGIVLTLCQLEMEFLPSFFTIMVHLLIHLVEEVKLGGPVQYR; the protein is encoded by the coding sequence ATGGATACAAGTTGGATAGATCTACCCACTGGCCACCCTGAATATGTCGATGGTTGTATGCAATTCATTGCGTTTGCCAAGCAAGGTCTATTCGAAGGAAAAATTAGATGTCCATGTAAGAACTGTAAGGTGGATAAATGGTTCCCGGTTAATGATGTAGAGCGACATATTTTGTTTAAGGGGTTTTATAAGTCGTATAGAAATTGGATCTTTCATGGTAAAGGGGATATGGTTCAACGTATGTTAGGGAgtgatggagggagtactagtgAAGGATCCCTTGGTAATAAAAGTGGGTTTGTAGGTCGAGATAATATGGGAGGACTATTAAGATCAGCTTTTAGTGTTAATGTGCCACCCAATTTTCCAACTTTTGAAGCAAGAGAGGATGGTGAATGGTATGAGGAGCCCGTGTCATACGACACAGATGTTCAATATGATGATTCTACAATAGAAGAAGATGCGACATATAAGAAGGTACTTCAAGCTTCTGAGGAGAAATTATATGAGGGGTGTATTAATTTTTCAAAGTTATCTTTTCTTCTACACTTATTTCACTTGAAGTGTATGCATCACTGGTCCATTGAATCTTTCAATATGCTCTTGAAGCTGATTTTAGATGCATTTCCTCAAATACTTGATTTTCCCTCGTCTTATTATTACAGtaagaaaatgataaaagaCTTGGGCCTTGGGTATGAAAAAATTGATGCTTGTCCTAATGATTGTATGCTGTATTGGGGTGAATTTTTAGAGAAAGACAAGTGTCATGTTTGTGGTAAATCGAGGTGGAAAACAACCAAGGGTAAGAAGGGTGACGATGTAAGTGATCAAGGTACGAATACTTGTAAGAAAGGTGTGCCAGCTAAGGTAATGCAATATTTTCCTCTTATCCCAAGACTAAAAAGAATCTACATGTCATCAGAAACAGCAGAAAATATGAGATGGCATGATACAGAGCGATTGGGTGAAGATGATAAGAAGATTTTGAGGCATCCTTCCGATGCCATAGCGTGGAAGGCATTTGATGAGCGTTATACAGATTTTGCATTAGACCCTCGTAGTGTTCGATTAGGTCTTGCGAGCGATGGGTTTAATCCTTACCGTTTAATGAACACTACTTATAGTACATGGCCAGTGGTGTTGATTCCTTATAATCTTCCACTATGGCTATGTATGAAACCATCTTCTTTCATTTTGTCCACACTTATTCCCGGAAAAGCAAGTCCTGGAAATGATATTGACGTGTATTTGCAACCATTAGTTCATGAGTTGAAATTGCTGTGGGGAGGGGTTGAAGCTTTTGATGCTTTTGACGGAGTGAAATTTAATTTGCGCGCGGCTCTGCTTTGGACTATTAATGACTTTCCTAGCTATGCAATGCTCTCTGGTTTGAGCACAAAAGGTTACAATGCATGTCCTATATGCATGGATTCCACACCCTCTGATAGATTTGGGAACAAGATTTATTATTGTAGCTATAGAAAATGGTTACCCGCAGATCACCCATATCGACGTCAGGGTGTAAAGTTTTGTGAGAAGTTTGGAACTAATGAGTTGGGTGAAGCCCCATCTCGTCCTAGCGGCACTGATATATTGAGGCAACAAGAAAAGGTCGAGTATGTTTATGGAAAGTCAAAGGCACCACCGAAAAAGAGACAAAGAGGACATACTGATAACAATGATGTCCAAGATGAAATTGTCTTTGGTACCAAGAGAAGCATATTCTTTGATTTGGTGTATTGGGAGCATAATCTTCTAAGGCATAATTTAGACgttatgcacattgagaaaaatgtgtctGAGAATCTTTTGGGAACACTTCTTAGTATGGATAAGAGTAGAGATAATAGGGATGATCGAGAAGCCCTTGAAGCATGGACAATAAAGACTCACCTTTGGCTTAGTGCTGATCACAATGGAAATGAATACATGCCTTCAGCTTCCTATTCTATGTCTAGGGAGGAAAAAGAGAGATTCTTAAATGTTTTGGAGAAACTTAAAGTTCCGGATGGATATGGATCCAACCTTTCTAGTTGTGTGAATATGAAGCAAAGGGAGTTGATTAACCTCAAGAGTCATGACAACCATGTGCTAATGCAAGATATACTCCCCGTCGCCTTAAGAGCTTCTAATGCTACAAAGGTGATTGACTTGTTGGCTAGATTATCTTCGTTTTTCAAGAAGTTGTGCTCCACCAGTATTGATCCAGATGATTTAGATGGTCTTCAAGATGGAATTGTTTTAACTCTTTGTCAGTTGGAAATGGAGTTTTTGCCTTCATTTTTCACAATCATGGTCCATTTGTTGATTCACTTAGTGGAGGAGGTTAAACTTGGTGGACCAGTGCAATACAGATGA